One Temnothorax longispinosus isolate EJ_2023e chromosome 8, Tlon_JGU_v1, whole genome shotgun sequence genomic region harbors:
- the LOC139818443 gene encoding dynein light chain Tctex-type protein 2B — MGSKTVRVSYFRTQSQTKRKTLSKLSMIGFNGAGILFHRRGDRLKIPRYQNTFRLEPFKAFHAATVDKIVRDVMEIKLSAITSYQPDQTSKLCLEIASDVLKAVGKKDYDRYKIVTQVYIIQRFQQSMHAAFQCLWDVERDNYSYHVFENNHIYAWCCVFGVYYD, encoded by the exons ATGGGATCTAAAACGGTACGTGTTTCTTATTTCCGGACACAGAGCCAGACCAAGAGAAAAACGCTGTCGAAGCTTTCCATGATTGGTTTCAATGGGGCCGGCATACTCTTTCACAGGCGCGGGGATCGACTTAAG ATCCCGAGATACCAGAACACTTTTCGTCTGGAACCGTTTAAAGCTTTTCACGCGGCGACGGTCGACAAGATCGTTCGTGACGTAATGGAGATCAAATTATCGGCGATTACATCATATCAGCCGGATCAGACATCAAAATTGTGTTTGGAAATTGCCAGTGACGTGCTAAAGGCTGTCGGCAAGAAGGATTACGACAG GTACAAGATAGTGACGCAAGTGTACATAATCCAGCGCTTCCAACAAAGTATGCACGCGGCCTTCCAGTGTCTCTGGGATGTAGAACGCGATAATTACTCGTATCACGTGTTCGAAAACAATCACATATACGCATGGTGCTGCGTATTCGGTGTGTATTACGATTAA
- the LOC139818000 gene encoding leucine-rich repeats and immunoglobulin-like domains protein 2: MAPFHGMALLLLGIGYLLHAEPLHSERGIALFHLNDDTGKGEKSQRGPRKTYFFKDTPQKLTVAIGQAAVLLCRVKNLGNRTVSWIRKRDLHILTSMSVTYTGDARFTVVGNPETDDWNLRIDYVQPRDAGIYECQVNTEPKIYRAVALKVLDIQARITGSQELYIRKGSTISLTCIIELQDLPPSNVTWYHAGVVIDFDGPRGGVSLETEKGKRGTTSKLLITRAQLNDSGNYTCASSKVTPASVMVHVLNGEHPAAMQHGGTGDVNRRLVLLVLIFLVDTMFR; encoded by the exons ATGGCCCCATTTCACGGCATGGCCCTGCTGCTCCTGGGAATCGGATACCTGTTACACGCGGAACCACTTCACAGCGAACGCGGCATCG CGCTCTTTCATCTCAACGACGACACGGGCAAAGGGGAGAAGTCGCAGCGTGGTCCAAGGAAaacctattttttcaaagacaCGCCGCAAAAATTAACGGTGGCTATAGGGCAGGCCGCCGTCCTGCTATGTCGTGTTAAAAACCTAGGAAACAGAACT GTGTCTTGGATCCGAAAAAGGGACCTACACATCCTGACGTCCATGTCGGTGACTTACACGGGCGACGCGAGATTTACGGTAGTCGGCAATCCGGAGACCGACGACTGGAATCTGCGAATAGATTACGTGCAACCGCGGGACGCCGGCATTTACGAGTGTCAGGTTAATACAGAACCGAAGATATATAGAGCCGTGGCACTGAAGGTTTTGG ATATACAGGCGAGGATCACGGGTTCCCAGGAGTTGTACATCAGGAAGGGTAGCACAATCAGTCTGACCTGCATTATAGAGCTGCAGGATCTGCCTCCGAGCAACGTGACCTGGTACCACGCTGGTGTGGTGATCGATTTCGACGGTCCAAG GGGTGGCGTATCGCTGGAAACGGAGAAGGGTAAGCGTGGTACCACCAGCAAGCTCCTAATAACGCGTGCTCAACTTAACGATAGCGGTAATTATACATGCGCTTCGAGCAAAGTCACCCCGGCGAGCGTCATGGTGCACGTGCTAAACG GAGAGCATCCCGCTGCGATGCAACACGGCGGCACCGGTGATGTAAATAGGAGACTCGTCCTGCTCGTCCTGATTTTCCTCGTCGATACGATGTTCCGGTGA
- the Mocs1 gene encoding molybdenum cofactor biosynthesis protein 1 isoform X1 translates to MFRRCNLVRQLRGASTEAAAVAETPSRLQRLRAKLHDDEQQGILTDTFGRKHTYLRISLTERCNLRCTYCMPAEGVKLTKKEGILKTEEIIQIADLFVKEGVRKIRLTGGEPTVRKDIIDIVGQLKQLRDLEQVAITTNGLTLTRQLPALQRAGLDALNISLDTFKEERFELFTRRKGWARVVASIDLAVQLGYNPVKVNCVIMRRRNDDEIIDFINFTRDRPIDVRFIEYMPFQGNEWKENKMVPFDEMKTIIREKYPDFRALPNQPNDTSKAYHVPGFVGQVGFITSMSQHFCDSCNRLRITADGNLKVCLFEGKGEVSLRDALRNGASEDALKDLIRGAVSRKKKQHAANRKKKLSCKMSNIMSMRYKYFPYIPTYFKSNSSIRMYSSLSHIDETGKASMVDVGWKNDSKRVATAKGFVKIGPIISNLIAENNVKKGDVLSVAQLAGIMAAKRTSDLIPLCHPLSLSYVNVRLRLNEESHEVEITSEVRCTGKTGVEMEALTAVSIAALTIYDMCKYAANPGTMQIYGIELVSKTGGTKGDFVINKA, encoded by the exons ATGTTTCGGAGGTGCAATCTCGTCAGGCAACTTCGTGGTGCGTCGACGGAGGCTGCTGCAGTCGCGGAGACGCCGTCTCGG TTGCAGCGGCTCAGAGCAAAGTTGCATGACGATGAGCAGCAGGGGATACTCACGGACACGTTTGGACGTAAGCACACGTATCTCAGGATTTCTCTTACGGAGCGTTGCAACCTTCGCT GTACATATTGCATGCCTGCGGAGGGCGTCAAATTGACCAAGAAAGAAGGTATTCTAAAAACGGAAGAGATAATACAGATAGCCGATCTTTTTGTCAAAGAAGGTGTGCGCAAAATACGTTTGACCGGTGGCGAGCCCACAGTTCGTAAGGACATCATTGACATCGTCG GACAACTGAAGCAACTGAGAGATCTGGAGCAGGTTGCGATCACAACTAATGGGTTGACTTTGACACGTCAATTGCCAGCTCTTCAACGAGCGGGATTGGATGCGCTCAACATATCGTTAGACACTTTCAAAGAGGAGCGTTTTGAGTTGTTTACTCGCAGAAAGGGCTGGGCAAGAGTTGTGGCTTCCATAGATCTTGCTGTTCAGCTTGGTTATAATCCCGTGAAg GTCAACTGCGTGATAATGCGAAGACGCAACGAcgatgaaataattgattttatcaatttcaCGAGAGACCGGCCTATTGATGTACGTTTCATAGAGTATATGCCGTTTCAAGGAAACGAATGGAAGGAAAATAAGATGGTTCCCTTCGACGAGATGAAGACAATAATCCGAGAGAAATATCCTGATTTCCGAGCTCTGCCAAATCAGCCCAACGACACGTCCAAGGCCTATCACGTGCCAGGATTCGTGGGGCAGGTCGGATTCATTACATCCATGAGTCAACATTTCTGCGATTCGTGTAATCGCTTAAGAATAACGGCGGACGGGAATTTGAAGGTATGCCTGTTTGAAGGAAAAGGCGAAGTCTCACTTCGAGACGCCTTACGAAATGGAGCTTCGGAAGATGCGCTTAAGGATTTGATAAGAGGAGCGGTATCGCGAAAAAAGAAGCAACACGCAG CAAATCGTAAGAAGAAACTTTCTTGCAAAATGAGTAACATCATGTCGATGCGGTACAAATATTTCCCATATATTCCAacgtattttaaaagtaattcaAGTATTAGAATGTATTCATCATTATCGCACATAGATGAAACTGGTAAAGCAAGTATGGTGGATGTTGGGTGGAAAAACGACAGTAAACGTGTAGCAACAGCAAAGGGATTCGTGAAGATAGGTCCTATTATCAGTAATCTGATCGCGGAAAACAATGTAAAGAAGGGTGATGTGTTATCGGTGGCCCAATTGGCCGGTATTATGGCAGCGAAACGTACCTCTGACCTCATACCGCTGTGTCATCCGCtctctttgtcttatgtaaacGTACGTTTAAGATTGAACGAAGAATCGCACGAAGTCGAAATCACATCGGAGGTCAGATGTACCGGCAAGACCGGCGTCGAAATGGAAGCTTTAACCGCTGTAAGTATAGCGGCTCTCACGATCTATGATATGTGCAAGTACGCGGCCAATCCTGGCACAATGCAAATTTACGGTATAGAATTGGTGTCGAAAACGGGCGGTACGAAGGGTGATTTTGTGATAAATAAAGCGTAG
- the Mocs1 gene encoding molybdenum cofactor biosynthesis protein 1 isoform X2: MFRRCNLVRQLRGASTEAAAVAETPSRLQRLRAKLHDDEQQGILTDTFGRKHTYLRISLTERCNLRCTYCMPAEGVKLTKKEGILKTEEIIQIADLFVKEGVRKIRLTGGEPTVRKDIIDIVGQLKQLRDLEQVAITTNGLTLTRQLPALQRAGLDALNISLDTFKEERFELFTRRKGWARVVASIDLAVQLGYNPVKVNCVIMRRRNDDEIIDFINFTRDRPIDVRFIEYMPFQGNEWKENKMVPFDEMKTIIREKYPDFRALPNQPNDTSKAYHVPGFVGQVGFITSMSQHFCDSCNRLRITADGNLKVCLFEGKGEVSLRDALRNGASEDALKDLIRGAVSRKKKQHAGMFNLTQMENRPMILIGG; this comes from the exons ATGTTTCGGAGGTGCAATCTCGTCAGGCAACTTCGTGGTGCGTCGACGGAGGCTGCTGCAGTCGCGGAGACGCCGTCTCGG TTGCAGCGGCTCAGAGCAAAGTTGCATGACGATGAGCAGCAGGGGATACTCACGGACACGTTTGGACGTAAGCACACGTATCTCAGGATTTCTCTTACGGAGCGTTGCAACCTTCGCT GTACATATTGCATGCCTGCGGAGGGCGTCAAATTGACCAAGAAAGAAGGTATTCTAAAAACGGAAGAGATAATACAGATAGCCGATCTTTTTGTCAAAGAAGGTGTGCGCAAAATACGTTTGACCGGTGGCGAGCCCACAGTTCGTAAGGACATCATTGACATCGTCG GACAACTGAAGCAACTGAGAGATCTGGAGCAGGTTGCGATCACAACTAATGGGTTGACTTTGACACGTCAATTGCCAGCTCTTCAACGAGCGGGATTGGATGCGCTCAACATATCGTTAGACACTTTCAAAGAGGAGCGTTTTGAGTTGTTTACTCGCAGAAAGGGCTGGGCAAGAGTTGTGGCTTCCATAGATCTTGCTGTTCAGCTTGGTTATAATCCCGTGAAg GTCAACTGCGTGATAATGCGAAGACGCAACGAcgatgaaataattgattttatcaatttcaCGAGAGACCGGCCTATTGATGTACGTTTCATAGAGTATATGCCGTTTCAAGGAAACGAATGGAAGGAAAATAAGATGGTTCCCTTCGACGAGATGAAGACAATAATCCGAGAGAAATATCCTGATTTCCGAGCTCTGCCAAATCAGCCCAACGACACGTCCAAGGCCTATCACGTGCCAGGATTCGTGGGGCAGGTCGGATTCATTACATCCATGAGTCAACATTTCTGCGATTCGTGTAATCGCTTAAGAATAACGGCGGACGGGAATTTGAAGGTATGCCTGTTTGAAGGAAAAGGCGAAGTCTCACTTCGAGACGCCTTACGAAATGGAGCTTCGGAAGATGCGCTTAAGGATTTGATAAGAGGAGCGGTATCGCGAAAAAAGAAGCAACACGCAG GGATGTTCAATCTTACTCAGATGGAAAATAGGCCAATGATTCTGATTGGAggttaa
- the LOC139817997 gene encoding nuclear exosome regulator NRDE2 isoform X1 gives MSLFPAYSNDKTESANCDDIDNISSKWLSNSSFQTQVPKREPPDPYSSSDESLHESSLNAEKQVIPETIPRDTKIHARQKADKEQKVEKKRRTHDSKRYKPEYELDVKNIYFEDRRRDKGNNNINTFCPRARPYYDVSEKYLGYVKRKQAKKDPFHRYYVKNIDSVETAKKKDTVIKKTKEKETSMIQDEEASVSSWCKNLEEEQKSKTREYNEQLTENPHNIELWLQYVNFQDTLAYYQRHQLAKDVHQSTVLKKLSIVEKALEKNTDSKELLKLKLRFMTELTPSDELSNQLEALVNKDSGNIILWQHFIMVTQGSVAMCTVPRVLDLYSKCFCVLRQRARTNPSVYDTQLLYMLYQCLTFLRHTGLWEQMWETIRLNLNLNLNLNRTSLSFRGSIDEKKLIGMEEMILMSRLPLNQLWQRTESLRENCHWISVSRDELELVGDSRRFILPEDVADFIHPILSRNSNFQMAIYSLLCLKVPLLPCRDCYMKELSLENFHWGIESLEVLLPFMYPMVGEMAGHDQRKELLKDVLEGRLTSGPQYLKFHPAQEPYLDFVRKIFHTIAESLSSLQRTSIYVWWLRLERLLVSLSKDEPLKHDNKGKKLRATLKEFLKKNENRNNLYFYKEYALIELEMGRFSNCMNILETAIQSQGTCPSAITDMCERAALFNVYRTFIETLLDIRTYNESHRQWILKVFGQMVSSKNENQESLIEEYLHSCVQDFLQVPSNEKEKDTFFLSNLECDAIVCYAYFLYIKDDDIQTVVNILKSCIDHSKDYPYLQEMLYESQIAILQLHHERTQSMQTVLKETLSKTLNRYPNNFYALSVFAGIESELPTWRFNSRSTEIELWRAIAMCLAVRRRIGLLMKLDHSDAVNAALNKLLSFHLTLSRIPSTQCCPLLWRLYMLLLREHNLCEKKGEEIYHESVTQCPWARSIYIDAAEVAPQLLTQIQDVIREKELRMHVTPEELDILRG, from the exons ATGTCTCTCTTTCCTGCTTATTCGAACGATAAAACTGAATCAGCAAATTGCGACGATATAg ataatATTTCCTCCAAGTGGTTATCAAATTCAAGCTTCCAAACGCAAGTCCCTAAAAGGGAGCCTCCTGATCCGTACTCCTCGTCGGATGAGTCTTTACATGAATCTTCGCTTAATGCGGAAAAACAAGTAATACCCGAAACAATCCCTCGGGATACGAAGATACATGCAAGACAGAAAGCTGACAAAGAGCAAAAAGTGGAAAAGAAAAGACGTACACATGACAGTAAACGATATAAGCCAGAGTATGAGCTGGATGTCAAGAATATATACTTTGAAGATAGACGTAGAGATAAGGGgaacaataacataaatacGTTTTGCCCCAGAGCGAGGCCATATTACGATGTTAGTGAAAAATATCTCGGTTACGTTAAGCgtaaacaagcaaaaaaagatccatttCACAGATATTACGTCAAAAATATTGATTCTGTAGAAACAGCGAAGAAGAAGGATACAGTTATCAAGAAgacaaaagagaaagagacttCGATGATACAAGACGAGGAAGCAAGTGTATCTTCTTGGTGCAAGAATTTGGAAGAGGAACAAAAATCTAAAACTCGAGAATATAATGAACAACTAACAGAAAATCCGCATAATATTGAACTTTGGCTGCAATACGTCAACTTTCAG GATACTCTGGCCTATTATCAAAGACACCAATTAGCTAAAGATGTGCATCAATCTACagtattgaaaaagttatcgATTGTTGAAAAAGCACTTGAGAAAAATACAGATTCTaaggaattattaaaattaaagctacGTTTTATGACAGAATTAACACCATCTGATGAATTATCGAATCAATTGGAAGCATTAGTTAATAAAGATTcaggaaatattatattatggcAGCATTTTATCATGGTCACTCAAGGTTCGGTGGCGATGTGTACTGTACCAAGAGTGTTGGATTTGTATTCAAAGTGTTTCTGCGTTCTGAGACAGCGCGCCAGAACAAATCCTTCTGTCTACGATACACAGTTGCTGT ATATGCTGTATCAATGTTTAACTTTCCTGAGGCATACAGGATTATGGGAACAAATGTGGGAAACAATACGTTTAAATCTGAATTTGAACCTGAATTTGAACAGAACTAGTTTATCCTTTCGAGGATCtatagatgaaaaaaaattaa TTGGAATGGAAGAAATGATATTAATGTCGCGACTACCACTAAATCAACTATGGCAAAGGACAGAGTCACTGAGAGAGAATTGTCATTGGATTAGCGTTAGTAGAGACGAATTGGAATTGGTTGGAGATTCTAGAAGATTTATTTTGCCAGAAGACGTAGCGGATTTTATACACCCAATTCTTTCTCGTAATTCAAACTTTCAAATGGCCATTTATTCTCTTTTGTGCTTAAAAGTACCACTTCTGCCTTGTCGAGACTGCTACATGAAA gaaTTATCATTGGAAAACTTTCATTGGGGAATAGAATCTTTAGAAGTGCTGCTTCCATTCATGTACCCTATGGTAGGTGAAATGGCTGGTCATGACCAAAGGAAGGAATTATTGAAGGATGTTCTTGAAGGACGTTTAACGTCAGGTCCTCAATATCTCAAGTTCCATCCGGCGCAGGAACCATACTTAGATTTTGTACGCAAGATATTTCATACAATCGCGGAAAGTCTGTCTTCGCTGCAACGGACAAGTATATATGTCTGGTGGTTGCGATTAGAAAGACTATTGGTTTCTCTCAGCAAAGACGAGCCTTTAAAGCATGATAACAA AGGAAAGAAATTAAGGGCAACATTGaaggaatttttgaaaaagaatgaaaatagaaataacttGTATTTCTATAAGGAATATGCCCTAATAGAATTGGAGATGGGCAGATTCAGCAACTGCATGAACATTCTTGAGACTGCCATTCAGTCTCAAGGGACATGTCCATCTGCGATTACTGATATGTGTGAAAGGGCAGCGCTTTTTAACGTATATAGAACGTTCATCGAAACCTTGCTTGATATTAGAACATATAACGAGTCGCACAGACAATGGATACTAAAAGTCTTTGGTCAAATGGTATCTAGCAAAAACGAAAATCAAGAATCACTGATTGAAGAGTATTTACATTCGTGTGTACAAGATTTTCTGCAAGTCCCTTCTAATGAGAAGGAAAAGGATACCTTTTTTCTGTCGAACTTAGAATGCGACGCGATTGTATGCTATGCATATTTCCTGTATATTAAAGATGACGATATTCAAACTGTTGTCAACATATTGAAGAGTTGTATTGATCATTCCAAAGATTATCCTTACTTGCAG gAAATGTTGTACGAAAGTCAAATTGCAATCCTGCAATTGCATCATGAACGGACTCAGAGTATGCAGACTGTGTTAAAAGAAACTCTAAGCAAAACTTTAAATAGATATCCGAATAACTTTTATGCTTTATCTGTATTTGCTGGCATAGAG AGTGAATTGCCGACCTGGAGATTCAATAGTAGAAGCACTGAAATTGAACTGTGGCGTGCTATAGCGATGTGCTTGGCAGTTCGTAGACGTATTGGTCTTCTAATGAAACTTGATCATTCTGACGCAGTGAATGCCGCACTGAATAAGCTATTATCGTTTCATCTAACACTTTCCAG gaTACCATCGACCCAATGTTGTCCATTGCTATGGAGACTGTATATGCTCCTTTTGCGCGAACATAATTTATGcgagaaaaaaggagaagagatTTATCATGAGAGCGTGACACAGTGTCCATGGGCAAGAAGCATTTACATAGACGCAGCTGAAGTAGCGCCTCAACTTCTCACTCAAATTCAAGATGTGATACGCGAGAAAGAATTAAGAATGCACGTCACACCTGAGGAATTAGATATTCTTCGTGGATAA
- the LOC139817997 gene encoding nuclear exosome regulator NRDE2 isoform X2, translated as MIQDEEASVSSWCKNLEEEQKSKTREYNEQLTENPHNIELWLQYVNFQDTLAYYQRHQLAKDVHQSTVLKKLSIVEKALEKNTDSKELLKLKLRFMTELTPSDELSNQLEALVNKDSGNIILWQHFIMVTQGSVAMCTVPRVLDLYSKCFCVLRQRARTNPSVYDTQLLYMLYQCLTFLRHTGLWEQMWETIRLNLNLNLNLNRTSLSFRGSIDEKKLIGMEEMILMSRLPLNQLWQRTESLRENCHWISVSRDELELVGDSRRFILPEDVADFIHPILSRNSNFQMAIYSLLCLKVPLLPCRDCYMKELSLENFHWGIESLEVLLPFMYPMVGEMAGHDQRKELLKDVLEGRLTSGPQYLKFHPAQEPYLDFVRKIFHTIAESLSSLQRTSIYVWWLRLERLLVSLSKDEPLKHDNKGKKLRATLKEFLKKNENRNNLYFYKEYALIELEMGRFSNCMNILETAIQSQGTCPSAITDMCERAALFNVYRTFIETLLDIRTYNESHRQWILKVFGQMVSSKNENQESLIEEYLHSCVQDFLQVPSNEKEKDTFFLSNLECDAIVCYAYFLYIKDDDIQTVVNILKSCIDHSKDYPYLQEMLYESQIAILQLHHERTQSMQTVLKETLSKTLNRYPNNFYALSVFAGIESELPTWRFNSRSTEIELWRAIAMCLAVRRRIGLLMKLDHSDAVNAALNKLLSFHLTLSRIPSTQCCPLLWRLYMLLLREHNLCEKKGEEIYHESVTQCPWARSIYIDAAEVAPQLLTQIQDVIREKELRMHVTPEELDILRG; from the exons ATGATACAAGACGAGGAAGCAAGTGTATCTTCTTGGTGCAAGAATTTGGAAGAGGAACAAAAATCTAAAACTCGAGAATATAATGAACAACTAACAGAAAATCCGCATAATATTGAACTTTGGCTGCAATACGTCAACTTTCAG GATACTCTGGCCTATTATCAAAGACACCAATTAGCTAAAGATGTGCATCAATCTACagtattgaaaaagttatcgATTGTTGAAAAAGCACTTGAGAAAAATACAGATTCTaaggaattattaaaattaaagctacGTTTTATGACAGAATTAACACCATCTGATGAATTATCGAATCAATTGGAAGCATTAGTTAATAAAGATTcaggaaatattatattatggcAGCATTTTATCATGGTCACTCAAGGTTCGGTGGCGATGTGTACTGTACCAAGAGTGTTGGATTTGTATTCAAAGTGTTTCTGCGTTCTGAGACAGCGCGCCAGAACAAATCCTTCTGTCTACGATACACAGTTGCTGT ATATGCTGTATCAATGTTTAACTTTCCTGAGGCATACAGGATTATGGGAACAAATGTGGGAAACAATACGTTTAAATCTGAATTTGAACCTGAATTTGAACAGAACTAGTTTATCCTTTCGAGGATCtatagatgaaaaaaaattaa TTGGAATGGAAGAAATGATATTAATGTCGCGACTACCACTAAATCAACTATGGCAAAGGACAGAGTCACTGAGAGAGAATTGTCATTGGATTAGCGTTAGTAGAGACGAATTGGAATTGGTTGGAGATTCTAGAAGATTTATTTTGCCAGAAGACGTAGCGGATTTTATACACCCAATTCTTTCTCGTAATTCAAACTTTCAAATGGCCATTTATTCTCTTTTGTGCTTAAAAGTACCACTTCTGCCTTGTCGAGACTGCTACATGAAA gaaTTATCATTGGAAAACTTTCATTGGGGAATAGAATCTTTAGAAGTGCTGCTTCCATTCATGTACCCTATGGTAGGTGAAATGGCTGGTCATGACCAAAGGAAGGAATTATTGAAGGATGTTCTTGAAGGACGTTTAACGTCAGGTCCTCAATATCTCAAGTTCCATCCGGCGCAGGAACCATACTTAGATTTTGTACGCAAGATATTTCATACAATCGCGGAAAGTCTGTCTTCGCTGCAACGGACAAGTATATATGTCTGGTGGTTGCGATTAGAAAGACTATTGGTTTCTCTCAGCAAAGACGAGCCTTTAAAGCATGATAACAA AGGAAAGAAATTAAGGGCAACATTGaaggaatttttgaaaaagaatgaaaatagaaataacttGTATTTCTATAAGGAATATGCCCTAATAGAATTGGAGATGGGCAGATTCAGCAACTGCATGAACATTCTTGAGACTGCCATTCAGTCTCAAGGGACATGTCCATCTGCGATTACTGATATGTGTGAAAGGGCAGCGCTTTTTAACGTATATAGAACGTTCATCGAAACCTTGCTTGATATTAGAACATATAACGAGTCGCACAGACAATGGATACTAAAAGTCTTTGGTCAAATGGTATCTAGCAAAAACGAAAATCAAGAATCACTGATTGAAGAGTATTTACATTCGTGTGTACAAGATTTTCTGCAAGTCCCTTCTAATGAGAAGGAAAAGGATACCTTTTTTCTGTCGAACTTAGAATGCGACGCGATTGTATGCTATGCATATTTCCTGTATATTAAAGATGACGATATTCAAACTGTTGTCAACATATTGAAGAGTTGTATTGATCATTCCAAAGATTATCCTTACTTGCAG gAAATGTTGTACGAAAGTCAAATTGCAATCCTGCAATTGCATCATGAACGGACTCAGAGTATGCAGACTGTGTTAAAAGAAACTCTAAGCAAAACTTTAAATAGATATCCGAATAACTTTTATGCTTTATCTGTATTTGCTGGCATAGAG AGTGAATTGCCGACCTGGAGATTCAATAGTAGAAGCACTGAAATTGAACTGTGGCGTGCTATAGCGATGTGCTTGGCAGTTCGTAGACGTATTGGTCTTCTAATGAAACTTGATCATTCTGACGCAGTGAATGCCGCACTGAATAAGCTATTATCGTTTCATCTAACACTTTCCAG gaTACCATCGACCCAATGTTGTCCATTGCTATGGAGACTGTATATGCTCCTTTTGCGCGAACATAATTTATGcgagaaaaaaggagaagagatTTATCATGAGAGCGTGACACAGTGTCCATGGGCAAGAAGCATTTACATAGACGCAGCTGAAGTAGCGCCTCAACTTCTCACTCAAATTCAAGATGTGATACGCGAGAAAGAATTAAGAATGCACGTCACACCTGAGGAATTAGATATTCTTCGTGGATAA